ACGTTCCCGCTCCTGACCTCCTCCGTGGGCAGCTCGACTTCGCCGCCCCACGTCACTAGCGGCGAAGAATACTGCCTGGGGAGGAGCTCTAGCGCCCACGGCGAAATCGATGGAAGCGGAGGAGCGAGAGGAGCCTCTTTGAGGCGGACCACGGCCGAGGCCAGCTCGCCCGCCGCGACCCCGACGAAGACCAGAGAGGGCTTGACCGGGGAGCTGGCGCTGAGGCGCAGCTCCCCGCCGGGCGGCAGGGGGCTCGAGGGGCTCGAGGCCACGATTGCGCTCCCATTCGGATAGACCAGGATCAGGCCCAGGACCTCGACCGGCTCCTTGTACGAGCTGCGCAAGACAGCCTCGACGAGCCTCCCCGACACGTCATACCTCCACTCGCCCTCTATCGCCATCTCGAGGATGCGGGCCTCGGCGACTCTAGCGAGTCTGTACTCTTGCTCTTGGTGCACTCTCAGCGATCCCCAGTAGAGCAGAGCGGACGCCGCCACGAAGAGGGAAATCATCAACGCTATTATCACGGTCGCAATGACTCCGCTGACCCCCCGAGCTCTCGAGGTCATCGAGGTAGCACCTCCGCCAGGACCGCCGCTTTGTGGCCAGCCCTCGTGACTATGAGCACCTCGACCGCGTCGCCGGGCTTCAGCCCCGCCAGGACCTCGGGGGGAGCGATCACGGTGAAGTTGACTAAGCTGAGCTGCGGCAGCTCGGCCGGGTAGGAGGACGGCGCGCCGTTGACGAGGGCGAACCCCGCCTGGGGCCCGTAGACCATTGTGCCGTCGACGTACACCGAGGCTATAGCTAAATGGCCTCTGCCCACCGCTACGAGCAACTCAATGGAGCGCAGCTCGGGCCTCACGACGGCTCTGGCCACGGACGGCAGAGCCTCGCTCGAGAGGAGCTCGGCCGACGCCACTCGGCTCTCCACCAGCATTCTCGACGAGCTCAGCTGGCCCGAGTAAGCCAAGTAAATGAGGCCCCCCATCGCTAGCACCACGCCGGCCAACATGACCGCGGCCGCTATCTCCGAGACCGCGCGCCCCGAGCTGCGCATCGGCTCGCAGTCCTCGCCCGAGAGCTCCGGCCCCGTAATATTTAACCGCGCAGGCCGGATGCCCCTCGCGGGCCGCTCGATCGCTCGGGGCGAGGCGCGCGGCGTGCCGAAGAAGGTAGTCAGGAGGCCGAAGAGTCCCGACGAGGAGCTGCCTCTCGAGCTCCACCTAGAGGAACTGGCCGAGAGGCTCAAGAGGAGCATAATAGCCTTCCTCTTAGCCTTCGTCGTGATAACCTTCATCCCGATAAGTCTCGAGTACTCCTACGTCCCCCTCGTCGCGGTGGCGGCCAGGGAGATGGTCGAGTACGTCCTCCCCAAGACGGTCACGTGGATGGGGAGGACGTACAACGTGACCCTGATATACGTCGGGGCCTTCGAGGGCTTCGCCGTCCTACTCTACGTCAGCCTGCTCTTCGCGCTCATAGTTTCCTCCCCCTACATAGGCTACCAGGTCTACGCCTTCATCGAGCCGGCGCTCTACCCTCACGAGAAGGCTGCCGCGAAGAGGGGCATAGCGGCCGGCCTGGGCTTATTCGTCTTCGGGGTCCTCCTCGGCTACTTCGTCATATGTCCCCTGACGCTGAGGATCATGCTGCTGCTCCAGGCGGTACCTCTGCCAGAGGGGAGCGCGATAGTAGGCATGACCGTGAACAACCTCCTGAGCTTCATAATCAAGCTCTGTCTCACCACTGGGGCGTCCTTCCTCGTCCCCCTCGCGGTCTACTACTTGATCGCCTTCGAGGTGCTCGACTACTCGAAGTTCGAGGGCTTCAACGCGAGGCTCGCCTTCGTCGTCATAATGTTAATAGCGGCTCTCATAACTCCGGACCCCAGCGGACTCACCATGCTAATACTCGCTCTGCCCTACTACGCTCTCTTCGTCGCGGGAGTCAAGCTCGGTAAGAGGAGGGTGCTGGCCAAGAGGGCTCAGCGGAGGCCCAGTTCGTCGAGCAAGCGGAGAGACCACGCGACGACTATGGGCGCGTAGCCCGTCTCGACCGAGATCCTCTCGCACGCCTCCCACGGGCTATCGTCGTAGAGCTCCGCGAGCTCCGGCCTCTCCTCCGCTAGGAACCTCGCCACCTCCTCGTCGCGCGGCAGCAACCGGAGCCTCCTCGAGGAGGCCCTGGCTCTCATCTCCTCTATCAGCCTCTCCGCGCTCCTCCTCCTCAGGGCCTCCAGGGCCCTCCTCAGCTCTCCCCTCTCGCTCCTCGAGGCGATGAGAGCCTCCAGCTCGACCGCGCGCTCCTCGACCCTCCTCGCGCTCTCCGCGACCTCTCTCAGAGTTCTCGGCTCTCCCCACAGCCTGGCGAGCTCCTCGATAGCCGAGAGAAGCCTCGCGCTCCTCGGCCGATCGCGCCGCTCAAAGAGCACGGGGACTCCGCTCGGAACGCTTTTCGGCTCCGTTCCTAGGAAAGGCACGCGGCCTCCTTTTTAGAGATGCCCCACCAGGGTCGTCGCGAGGCGAGAGACGTGCGGAGAGGAGAGCTGGTCAGGCTCGCGATGCCGGCCGCCTTGGCGGGGCTCCTCGCCCTGGCGGCTGTCGTCGCGACCGTGGCTCTGGCCAGCGACGGAGACGAGATCTATGGCGTAGCTCGCTGCCCCTTCCACTGCGGCGTCGGCTGGAAGCAGGGAGGCCCGATGTGGAATAAGGCCAAGTGGACGCCCCCGCTCAAAATAGGGCCCAAGCTCGAGGTGAGCGAGGACTTCAAAGCAGCGGCTCTGAGCGTGGCTGCCAGTGACCCCGACGTCGAGGCCCTCATCGGCTCGGGCTATAACGTCACCAACGTCATCCCCCTGATCAAGGTCGTGGTTTACGGAGACGGCAGCGTGCAGCTCAAGGCGACGCAGGCTCTCGTGGTCCTCGTCAAGGCCGGCGAGGGCAAAGCCACCGCGCTGGTAGACCTGGAGAATAAGACGGTCGTTCAGCTGAGCGTGTGCAAGCTGAGGACGGCGCCCGAGGGGAGGGGCGCGAGCGGGGCCTGAGCCCCGAGCGAGGCGCGAGCTCTAACTCGATCTTTTTCCTCTCCTCGTCGAGCTCAACGGCACGGGGTTCATATCTAGTTTGAGCCTCGGGCGGCTCGGGGCACCGCTCTCATCACCACCCGGGGCTTTGAGGAGGAGGTCGAAGCGCGCGACGACATTCCCATGCCAATGGTTCACCGCCGGTACCGCGGGTCCCCATCCTCGAGCTGTTACTGTACTTTCTCGCTGTAAAAATCATACCCAGCGCTTCTAATAGCCCTAACAATATCCCTTAAACTAGTAACTCTAAAGTCGTAGGATACAGCAGCCTCATTAGAGGTTACGCTAATCTGAGCTAGAAAAAGCCTTAACATCCCCAACGGCTTTCTCAATAGTTAAGATATACGTAGCACAATGCATACCAATAATTTTCAGCTTCTCAGTATAATGTTAGAGTTATCTGAGATCACATACTCCACGCTATAACGATAAAGTTGAAAACGACCTAGTACCCGTGGCGCATATCACCTGGTAGTGAAGCGTAAGTGTGAAATAGTATGGGTGAAATAGTATGGGTGACCCGTTTCCCGCCCTGGGCTTCTCTAGGACTAGTTACGCCTCTACCCCGAGCTTCACCGGGCTATTAGCCACTCCACCGTGGAGGCCGTGGGCATCCTCTACGCTCCCCAGGCTCATCTTAGGTGAGCGAGCTACGGCTCTGTTAGAGGTCTGCTTAATGGTTCTCCTCGTCGCCTTCGCGGCGTGGCTCTTCGAGGCCTATTTGAGTTGGTTTGCGCTCCGGGCGTGGTGCTTTAAGGCTCTTTGGGTGCCAATGATTCTGCTTGCCATCGTCTTGCCAAAGAGGGATTTCGGAGCCTACGGCTTCTCGCCCGAGAATCCGCGCTTCACGTTGAAGTGGAGCCTGGTGTTCGTGGCGGTCTTCATTCTACCCGCGGCAGCCTCAATTGCGCTATCAGAGGCTCTGGGCGCGGCTAGGCAAGCCGAGCTATCGCCGTTGGGCATCGTCTCGGAAACGGTCTTCCTCATGATCTTCGTCGGTCTAATCGAGGAGGCCTACTTCAGGGGTTACGCGCAGTCTAGACTCAATGAGGTCTTCGAAAAGCGCTGGCGGAGGCTCGTCTTCAAGGCTTGGAAGGTCAATTATGGAGTGAGCTTGCCTCTGACCTCCGTGATCTTCGCTCTGTTACACGTGGTTAATTACTGGAACCCGATCACGTCGAGATGGGAGCCAACTTGGTGGATGCCCGTGCACATCCTAGGGTGCTTCGCCTTCGGGTGCGTAGCCGGAGCCTTGAGAGAGGCTTCGGGCGACGTTTACGTCCCAGCCTCTCTGCACGGAGGCGCGATGACCGCTTACACGTTCCTATCAATCTACGCGAACGAATTAGCGTTAAACGTCGGCCTCTTCATCAGCTGGTTCTTCTTCTTCCTCTCCCTAGCCCGCTTCTTCCAAGAGGCCGAGAGGCTCAAGCGCCCAGCCGCCAGCCCGGGGCCGTCGGCGATAACTCGTTGGTATTAGAAATTAGAAGAAAAGTAGATGGAACAAGTCAAATCGGCGACATAATTGATACACCCACGTTACAACGAGAGGAATTGGCGACGTAGTAGCGGGCGAAGGTTGCCGGCGTAGACGAGGTCGCCGAGAAGTGGAACGCTAAGTCGGCGGATCTCAAACAGAGGCGAGATCGTCGAGGTCCACCCAAACCCCCTAGCGTTGGGAGAGGTCGAGGTAGCTAATTGCAATCTTTCCGCAAAAGTCCTTTGATCTCAATAACTTCTCGGACAAGAGCTAACTCTAGTAAATGTAAACAGAAACAATGCTGCTCGTAAACATTTCCTCGAAACATCGGGGAGAAAGCAGCCCCACATCGCCGCTGACTTGAGCTCGATGAGCGCTCTCCCGTCGCCTCGTCGCTCCAACGATGGGTCGTACGTTCCCCCGCGTATCCTCGGCCTGCGCTCGACGAGGAGGCGAGGAGAGGGCGGCCGGGCGAGGGCTCCCCTCATCTCTCGGCTCGAAGCGCGCGAGCTCTGAGCTCTCGGTCGGTCTCTCGGTCGGTGCACCGACTCGACGCCGGAGCGCCCCCGGCCGGGTCCCCCGATGGAGGGGAGGAGTGTGGTTAAGCGCGGATTAACTTGAAGGCTAGGCAATTTAACCCGGTCTCACCTCGAAATGTTTGACGAACCTCTCAAGCTATAGTGAGAAATATTCTACATCTCCACTATAGAGTCACCGCGAGATCTTGTCGAGGTTCTAGAGAGAGGTTCTCATCGTATGATAGCTCCGGAGCAATGAGCTCGAGCACTTGCCCCGCTCCGAGCCCCCGCCGGGACCAGGAGAGGGGAACTGGGGAGCTATATCTAGAGCCTCGTTGAGTCGAGCCCACCGAGAGCAAAGAAGACTCTACGAGCTACTGCCGAGTCGTATTGAGCAGTCCTAGCCCTCGGCCCCTCCCCCCGGGGCCCCGGCCGAGGCCGAGAGAGCGGGGCTCAGGCCGGCTTGCCTCAGCAGGAACTTGTAGATCCTCCCCCAGATGTTCTCGTCTCCTCTTAGTTTGTTCTCGAAGTTATTAATGTTGGCCCAGTCGACGAACGCCTTCTCGGCGGCCTCGTCCCACGAGCCCGTGAGCTCGCCCCGATAGTAGCGAGCTCGGAGCGCCCCCTGAGAGAAGTCGGCCTCCCCGAGGACTTCGCCGGGAAGTACCCGCGCGAGCTCAGCGGCGGGCAGGGGCAGCGAGTCATGATCGCCGTGGTCCTGGCCTTGAGGCCCGACCTCGTGGTGGCCGACGAGCCTACGACGGCTCTAGACGTGACAGTCCAGGCCAAGGTCCTCACCGCGTTGAAGGAAAACGTCAAGAGGAATAAGATGCCTATGATCTACATAACGCACGACTTAGCTCTGGCGATCCAGGCGTCCGACAGGATAGCCGTCATGTACGCCGGCCAGGTCGTGGAGCTCTCCGATAAGTTCGAGATCTTCGAGGATCCTCTCCACCCGTACACCAGGGCTCTGCTAAGCGCCTACCCCTCTCTCTCGACCTGAGGACCCCCTGGAGGCCCCAGGTCCCCGAGGAGTTCGTTGTGAGCTACGACGATAAGTGTAGGTACTACGAGAGGTGCCCCCTGAGGATGCCGGCGTGCTCTAAGGCTGCGCCGAGGCCGGCTCCGGTGGGAGGGAGACACGCGGTCTGCTGCATCCTCTACGGGGGAGGATGACGGAGAAATTAGAGCATCGCGAAGAAAGCTGAGTAGACGAGCGCGTTGATCGCCGTCACGATAGATCCGCGCTTCGCGAACTCGACGAAATCTATCGTGGTCCTCATCCGAGACTCCAGGCACTCGAGCACTATCACGTTGGAGGCCGCCCCGAGGATCGTCAGGTTGCCGGCAATGGTCGAGAAGGCGGCGAGGGCGAGCCAGGCCTCCGCGTCTCCCCCGCCGTAGCCGAGGCTCCTCATGTGAGCGATGAAGAGCCTGACGAAGGGGACGTTGCTAAGAGCCTGGCTGAGCGCGAGGGAGGCCACCGCTAGGCGTAGCACCCCCTCGGGCCCCGTCTCCTTCGAGCTCATGAGGGCTCCGAGGACGGGCGCCAGCGCCCCGCTCCTCCACACGCCCTCCATAGTGATGAACATCGCTATGAAGAAGACGATGGTGCCCCAGTCCACTCTGGCGAGGAGCTGCCTGGGGCTGCTCGAGAACATGTAAATCGCGGAAGCTACCACGAACGGTATTATGCCCCTCCGCTCTACGTGCGGCAGCCCTCTCAGCTCGAGAACGTCGTTGGCGACGAGGAAGCACACGGCCGATATCAGGCCAACCGCGGCGAGGGCGGCGTCTCTCCTGTTCTTGATGGCCTCGCTCGGTATGAGGCCTAGCTCGACTCTCGCGTCTCTGACGCCGTAGAGCTTGATCAAGACCCACGGGACGAGGAGGAGGTTGATCAGCGTGGGGAGGGCGAGCTTAGACGCGAAGACCAGAAAGGGGGCGTCGAGGCCGGACCTCGCCGCTATCAGGATGTTCTGGGGATTGCCCATTGGGGTCATCACAGAGCCCACGGTCAGCGAGAAGGCCAGGAGCAGGAACATCATCTTGGGGTCGAGCCCGGCCGCTCTCGCGATCGTCAGCGCTATGGGAGGTCCCATGAGAGCCACAGTATCGTTGACGGCTACGGCCGAGAGGAGGCCGAAGAGGAGCGACGACCCGTAGACGAGGGTCAGCCTGCGCTTGAACTTCCCGATGAACCATAGAGAAATGGCCTCGAGCAGCCCCGAAGAATCGGCCAGCCCAATTATGCTGAACATGCCGATGAGGAACAAGATTACGTCCAGGTCTATGACCGTCTCCAGCTCGTCGAAGCCCACGAGGCCCGAGAGGACAGAAATGAACGACGTGAAGGCCATGATGCTCCATATGGGGACGCGTGGCGCTCTGCTCCGAACCACAAGAGCCGCCACTAGGAAAGCCACTATGCAGAGCCCTATCCAGGGCCCGTAGGAGTCGGCCGGCGACCACATAGAGCTCGCGCCCGGAAGATAGGGCTCTGGGGTCTCGGCGTCCTTTTACGCCTTCCGCTCGGTCGATAACAGATAAAGCGAGATAAGCCCGCGCGGCCGCAGCGCGAGCGGTCGAGCGGCTTTGAGCTCCGAGGTGGCGCGAGAGGCCAGGAGGCTCTACGAGGCCGGGGTCCCGGTGCGCGAGATAATGCGGCGCCTCGGCATCAGATCTTGCGCCTCCCTATACAAGCTGTTAGGCGAAGCGAGGAGGAAGATCAAAAGAGGAGCCAAGAAGCTGACGAACGAGGAGCTGTCTAAGATCTGCGAAGAGCTGATGAGCGAGAGCGTATACGCCGTCGCGAGGAGATGGGGGCTCTCCACGAGCAGAGTGCACTCCATCAAGAAGAGGCACTGCGCCTCCTCCGCCTCTCGAGCAGACCTCGGGCGGACCGAGGAGCCGATAAGTTAGCGCTCAGGCTCCCCGCGGCGGAGGCTGAGGGCCATCACGTAGGCGTCGCTACCATCGGAGTAGTACTTCGGGATCTTGCCCACCACCTCGAAGCCGAGGCTCGAGTAGAGGCTCATAGCTGCCCTGTTCCTCTCCGATACCTCGAGGTACGCGATCTCGGCCCCGGACCTCTCGGCCTCTTCGATGAATCTCCTCACTAGGGCTCTGCCTATTCCTCTCCTCCTGTGGGCGGGGTCCACCGCTACGCTGATGAGATGCGCGAGCCTCCCCTCCTCGAGCAGGCCGACAGCGTAGCCCACGACCTCTCCCTCGACCTCGGCCACCTCGAAGAGGAACGCGCAGCGCAGGAGGGCCGAGAGCTGAGAGCTGCCGTAGGCCTCCGACCTCCCGAAACACCTCTCCTCGATCTCGACGAGCTTCGGGACGTCTCTATACTCGGCCCGCCTGAAAGAGACGGAGACCACGCCCCGTCTCCTAGCCTAGGTGACGAGGGCAAGAAGGAAAATAATAAAAGCGCGCTTGAGCCCTCGGCAGACCATCAGTCGACTCGGAAGGGAGCCGAAAATTGAGATTCTCGATGCTCGCGATCCTCGCGCGAGCTCTAGCGGCGTACTTAGCGATCGGGCTCATAGCGACGATCTGCATCTATTGCGCGGCGAAAATCTCGCCGGGGCTCCCCAAGGCT
The Fervidicoccaceae archaeon genome window above contains:
- a CDS encoding twin-arginine translocase subunit TatC produces the protein MPKKVVRRPKSPDEELPLELHLEELAERLKRSIIAFLLAFVVITFIPISLEYSYVPLVAVAAREMVEYVLPKTVTWMGRTYNVTLIYVGAFEGFAVLLYVSLLFALIVSSPYIGYQVYAFIEPALYPHEKAAAKRGIAAGLGLFVFGVLLGYFVICPLTLRIMLLLQAVPLPEGSAIVGMTVNNLLSFIIKLCLTTGASFLVPLAVYYLIAFEVLDYSKFEGFNARLAFVVIMLIAALITPDPSGLTMLILALPYYALFVAGVKLGKRRVLAKRAQRRPSSSSKRRDHATTMGA
- a CDS encoding CPBP family intramembrane glutamic endopeptidase, with protein sequence MGDPFPALGFSRTSYASTPSFTGLLATPPWRPWASSTLPRLILGERATALLEVCLMVLLVAFAAWLFEAYLSWFALRAWCFKALWVPMILLAIVLPKRDFGAYGFSPENPRFTLKWSLVFVAVFILPAAASIALSEALGAARQAELSPLGIVSETVFLMIFVGLIEEAYFRGYAQSRLNEVFEKRWRRLVFKAWKVNYGVSLPLTSVIFALLHVVNYWNPITSRWEPTWWMPVHILGCFAFGCVAGALREASGDVYVPASLHGGAMTAYTFLSIYANELALNVGLFISWFFFFLSLARFFQEAERLKRPAASPGPSAITRWY
- a CDS encoding ATP-binding cassette domain-containing protein — its product is MREVGLPEDFAGKYPRELSGGQGQRVMIAVVLALRPDLVVADEPTTALDVTVQAKVLTALKENVKRNKMPMIYITHDLALAIQASDRIAVMYAGQVVELSDKFEIFEDPLHPYTRALLSAYPSLST
- a CDS encoding SLC13 family permease, coding for MWSPADSYGPWIGLCIVAFLVAALVVRSRAPRVPIWSIMAFTSFISVLSGLVGFDELETVIDLDVILFLIGMFSIIGLADSSGLLEAISLWFIGKFKRRLTLVYGSSLLFGLLSAVAVNDTVALMGPPIALTIARAAGLDPKMMFLLLAFSLTVGSVMTPMGNPQNILIAARSGLDAPFLVFASKLALPTLINLLLVPWVLIKLYGVRDARVELGLIPSEAIKNRRDAALAAVGLISAVCFLVANDVLELRGLPHVERRGIIPFVVASAIYMFSSSPRQLLARVDWGTIVFFIAMFITMEGVWRSGALAPVLGALMSSKETGPEGVLRLAVASLALSQALSNVPFVRLFIAHMRSLGYGGGDAEAWLALAAFSTIAGNLTILGAASNVIVLECLESRMRTTIDFVEFAKRGSIVTAINALVYSAFFAML
- the rimI gene encoding ribosomal protein S18-alanine N-acetyltransferase → MVSVSFRRAEYRDVPKLVEIEERCFGRSEAYGSSQLSALLRCAFLFEVAEVEGEVVGYAVGLLEEGRLAHLISVAVDPAHRRRGIGRALVRRFIEEAERSGAEIAYLEVSERNRAAMSLYSSLGFEVVGKIPKYYSDGSDAYVMALSLRRGEPER